CGTGGGAACATTCTGGAAAATGTGCGTTTGAATATCTTTTCCGTTTCTTTGCATTTAAACGACCTTATCACTTATAAAGTATATAACGCAACGCGTTAAACGGCAAACACAAAAAGGTTACACCTCGGCAGATGGTTTGAAAAATAAAAGATTATTCAACTTTTAATCTCAATCCTTTTGGCACGAAAACATGTTCAGATAAATCAAACAATCCTTGCACCAAAAGTGCCAAAACAGCGGCGGGGATTGCACCTTCGAGGATAAGGGGAATGTTATCAAGCCGTATTCCAGTTAGTATTGGCTGGCCATAACCACCCGCCCCGATCAGGGCGCCTAGAGTTGCCGTCCCAACATTTATTACCGCAGAGGTTTTGATGCCACCTATTATGGATCTTGATGCCATGGGTAATTCTATAAGTCTCAGCGTCGCAAAATAGGATAAACCAAGCGCCTCGGCTGATTCTCGGATATTGGATGGAATATCATGTAGGCCTGTATAAGTGTTACGAACAATGGGAAGCAGGCTGTAGAGAAATAGTGCAACAATTGCGGGTGTTGCACCGATTCCGAGGAGTGGAATCATAAAGACAAGCAAAGCCAGGGACGGAATCGTTTGAATTATTCCGACGATGCCCAGAATCGCTTGACCTAGCCTCTCGTTTCGGTGAGCCCAAATCCCCAGCGGTATCGATATCAAAATTGCGGCCGAAAGGGAGACTGCAACGAGAAAAAGATGCTGGAGCGTG
The Thermodesulfobacteriota bacterium genome window above contains:
- a CDS encoding ABC transporter permease subunit, whose product is SLRRAYNLPQKNVRGLDHDLAYKGVESGGIDVVDLYSTDAEIEYYNLRRLKDDLNHFTNYNAVLLYRSGLKERAPEALREILGLQGKISEEDMIKMNALVKINGEPEAAVAAKFLKKSLDINTPPITDSFLNRLGHNTLQHLFLVAVSLSAAILISIPLGIWAHRNERLGQAILGIVGIIQTIPSLALLVFMIPLLGIGATPAIVALFLYSLLPIVRNTYTGLHDIPSNIRESAEALGLSYFATLRLIELPMASRSIIGGIKTSAVINVGTATLGALIGAGGYGQPILTGIRLDNIPLILEGAIPAAVLALLVQGLFDLSEHVFVPKGLRLKVE